The genomic stretch gttctacatcacctgctagaaggaattaaATTATAgcgttctcagaatgccctgttttagcattgagcaagggagagagaaattgctgtcttagcgcttgatatctgggacagtgcaacataatgtgtatggatgattctactttGCCAAAATTGCAGCTATGTAAAcaatcttcccaggaggcgtttctgaatctgccatgtaagtcattagaggggatCACATTACatcgtgccaaggtaaaggcccttctctccagggggtgcattaggagggacagatattttggttgttgaccacttgtaattttaggttgaaaattcaaaggggaacattttttccatgctgcgcctagaatctcttgcctttccatATCATATAGTCTGGATTTCAAAAGCCTGGTGATAACCTCAGAAGGGGCCCCTTGTGGATcagcctcaaggcccatctgttgagtttttttataaAACAGTACTAGGTAAGGAGTtaacgttgaatcagtcaacagcccctttagcagcaaatcgtgatcagccctgaaaaagactttggcccagtattttaaaaaaactgaaccatgcatgtaactccagtctgtgttgattccaggcagagtgctgcataggGAATGCAATGCGGTAAGCctagaattttgtaaagaaatttagattgaaccctttcaattgtgttatttaatgccaGCATacatactgggatgccatatgtGCAGGCTGCTCCATAGCGCACAATGAAGACCACATTGCAGTGGAATTTATGGCAGTGGAGATTCCCCTCTGTTTATTcccaatgggattgggctgtttgacaaGGAGCTTCCTGActgctctgcttctcctccccttccGTCTTTCTCTTGGTCTGCTGTCTTTCCTTGGGATTCCCCAGCAGACTGTCAgtcttttctcctccctccctctgccttggcAACTCCAGACTCTTGAGTTAGATTAACCCTTTGTTTCATTGATTCTTCCCAGATGTTTGTGTCTGCACAGGTTCATTAGATGACGATGTACTTTTATAGAGGAAGGAATAGTTTTATTTCCCTGGATGATTCTTGAATAATTATGTTGAGCCACAGAAGTGGCAGTTGTTTGTTGTTATTAAGAGCTTTATCAATTTATATTTTTTGTGCACAAGACCCCCTAGTCGATGCTAGTAATGAGGTGGTAGGGACAGGATGCAAGAGAGAGGGCTCTGCCTTCACTGCCATCTGTTGCCTGATTTTGATCCATATCCCAATGATGAGGGGGAAACTTGGAAGGAGAGGACAGACTTCACAGATCCCATTAGACACTTGGGCTCCTCCAGATTCAGCAGCACCTCGACATGGACATCACACGTCCACAACAAGCTGCAGTTCCGTCCTTTGGTCTTATggcatttcttttcttatttcaacagcatTCGTTTGGGACCAGATTGGAAGAGAGAAGGAGCAGATTCAGCCTTCACAGCAAAAAGCCCACACAGGGGGAAAGCCCTATAAgtaccaggagtgtggaatgaccttcagtctgAGTGGTAGTCTTattagccaccagagaacccacacaggggagacaccctataagtgccaggagtgtggaatgaccttcactCTGAGTAGTAGTCTTATtcgccaccagagaacccacacaggggagaaaccctataagtgccaggagtgtggaatgacctttagTTGGAGTGGTAGTCTTATTTGCCaccacagaacccacacaggggagaaaccctataagtgccaggagtgtggaatgaccttcagtctgAGTGGTAATCTTattagccaccagagaacccacacaggggagaaaccctataagtgccaggagtgtggaaagaccttcagtcggAGTAGTAGTCTTAtttgccaccagagaacccacacaggggagaaaccctataagtgccaggagtgtggaatgaccttcagtctgAGTGGTAGTCTTattagccaccagagaacccacacaggggagacaccctataagtgccaggagtgtggaatgaccttcagtctgAGTGGTAGTCTTATtcgccaccagagaacccacacaggggagacaccctataagtgccaggagtgtggaatgaccttcactCTGAGTGGTAGTCTTATtcgccaccagagaacccacacaggggagaaaccctataagtgccaggagtgtggaatgacctttagTCGGAGTGGTAGTCTTATTCGCCACcagaggacccacacaggggagaaaccctataagtgccaggagtgtggaaagaccttcactCTGAGTGGTAGTCTTattagccaccagagaacccacacaggggagaaaccctataagtgccaggagtgtggaatgaccttcactCTGAGTGGTAGTCTTattagccaccagagaacccacacaggggagaaaccctataagtgccaggagtgtggaatgaccttcagtctgAGTGGTAGTCTTATtcgccaccagagaacccacacaggggacaaaccctataagtgccaggagtgtggaatgaccttcactCTGAGTGGTAGTCTTattagccaccagagaacccacacaggggacaaaccctataagtgccaggagtgtggaatgaccttcactCTGAGTGGTAGTCTTATtcgccaccagagaacccacacaggggagaaaccctataagtgccaggagtgtggaatgacctttagTCGGAGTGGTAGTCTTATTTGCCaccacagaacccacacaggggagaaaccctataagtgccaggagtgtggaattaCCTTCAGTCTGAGTGGTAATCTTattagccaccagagaacccacacaggggagaagccctataagtgccaggagtgtggaaagaccttcagtcggAGTAGTAGTCTTAtttgccaccagagaacccacacaggggagaaaccctataagtgccaggtgTGTGGAATGACCTTTAGTCGGAGTAGTAGTCTTACTCGCCACACgggagaaaccctgtaagtgccaggagtgtggaatgaccttccgTCAGAGGCCTCATTAGTCATCATGGATCCCGCCCAGGGGAACAACCTTGTACAGCTTCAGAGTTAAAAATTTGTTTTGCAGTCCCTTTTTTGCAGCTGAGTCCCTTTTTTGCTTCTAATGGATGTTTTTGAAAATTCCTGCTTTTTCCTCCGCGTTCATTTGAAATGTACATGAAATATCTTGATTGTTACTGTtttttgaaatataaaatttgtcACATTTCCCTGTTTTTCATTGGCTACAGTCGAGACTGGGCTGTTCTCAGCCCGTTGTTCAGGTTGGGTCCAGCAGCAATTGCTGTGATATCATGAACCTTCCATTTGATTACACAGAGTTCAGAAACAGACACTTTCTACTTCATTGAATATTGATTGTATACATTTTGCAGCTGCTTGTCTCCACTGACCAATCCATATGGATTTAATGGAGTTCCAGCATTAACGAAGCCCCTTCCTATTATTCCaataaattgagggttcactgtactgCCAACTTCATTCTCCATCCTTATTAGGAAAACTTACAGCATCCTAGTATTTCTCGAATCTTGCTTGGTTTTCACCATCAAAATTACACTGAACTCTGTAGAGTTGGGTCATCTGACCCTTTCTTAAACTGTTACGCAAACTCCGCCCCACCCAGGCCAGATTGTACCAGTCCTGTTGATGTCCTTCAGGAAGCACAACAGACTACATTGACCACAAAGCAGTGATGGTGCACTGGGAATGGCTGTCCCAGGTCCACGTCAGTTTGGAATCAGCCATGTTGGGTAACTGCCTGTCCAGTAAAAGTCTATGGATGAGGAAGGAGGTATCGGAACAAGTTTAGGCAACAGATAAGCAAGTAGAGAAaagttttacttacttctctggctgctgcctggtcccctagAGGACTTCTTGGATCAAAGCCAGCTCTtgtgctggcatagatctgaaaaGGGGTGGTGGGTATGTCTGGGCCAGGCCAGGGAGATAGGGTTTGGCAACTGCTACTCCCAGCAAGATCCCCCGTATTCCACCCTTgatccacccctgctgccagctgacaCCCATTCTGCAGAGTGCTGCTGGGGGCATCAGATTTAGAGGATCTTTCACTGTTGGCAGCTCCACGGACTGGCAGAGGGGTTGTCATGGTGGCGCACAGGATGCACTGGCAGACCTTGCAATTCTTCAGTTTATCCCGCGGATAGGATGGGCCACTGTTTATTTTCATATGTATATCGTGCCTTTCCCCTCCACTCTGAAGTTGTTCAGGACAGATAACAACACACAGTAATCCAATGTCCAAATATGATGACCGAACCAGCAGCATAAAATGCATTGGGAATAGTCCAGACAGTCCTTTTCCCTGGACACTCCCCAAAATGCACACAACAAAGCACTGGGTTTTTgcagtcccaatctgatgaaaacaccccccaaaaacacctgagaaagaagtgcCTCCCTCCAAGGTGACGAATGCatcaagccctatggaaagcgcaACTGAGCCACACCGTcgcatttactcaggagtaagcaaaTTGTGCCTTGTCTCATGGTCAGGTCCGGCAAAGAATtggaggccaccagaatggtcccagtctgatgaaactggagctcaacaaatgctccagaaggcagccccccccccccaaaaaaaaaagaatcatctGAGGCTTCTGCTGGTAAGATGAGTATTtcctattttagacttgtaaagcccggagggtcctgacagtgtttggtttaaatataagaacttaaactgggcactgggtagggctgaaaa from Tiliqua scincoides isolate rTilSci1 chromosome 4, rTilSci1.hap2, whole genome shotgun sequence encodes the following:
- the LOC136648610 gene encoding zinc finger protein 420-like, whose translation is MAAAQSGQGPISFSEIALHFSSEEWALLNPRQRRMYEAIMVENYENVTFVAFVWDQIGREKEQIQPSQQKAHTGGKPYKYQECGMTFSLSGSLISHQRTHTGETPYKCQECGMTFTLSSSLIRHQRTHTGEKPYKCQECGMTFSWSGSLICHHRTHTGEKPYKCQECGMTFSLSGNLISHQRTHTGEKPYKCQECGKTFSRSSSLICHQRTHTGEKPYKCQECGMTFSLSGSLISHQRTHTGETPYKCQECGMTFSLSGSLIRHQRTHTGETPYKCQECGMTFTLSGSLIRHQRTHTGEKPYKCQECGMTFSRSGSLIRHQRTHTGEKPYKCQECGKTFTLSGSLISHQRTHTGEKPYKCQECGMTFTLSGSLISHQRTHTGEKPYKCQECGMTFSLSGSLIRHQRTHTGDKPYKCQECGMTFTLSGSLISHQRTHTGDKPYKCQECGMTFTLSGSLIRHQRTHTGEKPYKCQECGMTFSRSGSLICHHRTHTGEKPYKCQECGITFSLSGNLISHQRTHTGEKPYKCQECGKTFSRSSSLICHQRTHTGEKPYKCQVCGMTFSRSSSLTRHTGETL